The nucleotide sequence TCCCGAATTTTTTTACCCGCACTGGTTAAGAGAGTAAAGCGAACAAAATTTCCGTCACTATCGGTTAATTGCCCTTGATTATTATACTTAAATCCAGCATCAATTAACAGCTTTTTGGCTTGTTCAGGATCATAAAGATAGGTTTTTAATCCTTCTTCGGGAGATAAATAAAAGGGACTTTGTACAGGAATGGGAGAAAATTGCAGTTCTCCTAATCCCAAATAAAGGTTATTTTTCATCACGTCCCGATTAATCGCATAATAAACCGCCTGTCGGAATGCTATATTATTAAACCATTTGGATTTAATTGGCTCAACAAAGGGTTTCCCTTGGACATTTTTTCCTTGATTTAAGTTAAATGCCATAAACACAGTTCCCATATCTGGCCCTGCATTAAAAATGGTAAATTTTCCCCGTTCTTCTTCAGGTTTTAATAAAGGAAATGCTTCGGGTTGAATGGGTAAAGTATCTAAAGAACCTGAACGAAAATTCAATAATTGAGTATCGGTACTTTCTATAATTTGCCAGACAATTTGTTCAATATAGGGTTGGGAATTTCCTTGTTCATCTTTGCGCCAATAATAAGGATTTCGTTGTAAAATTACCCGTTGATAGGGAGCATAGCTTTGGATGCGATATTGACCATTTCCCACAATATCTTGGGGGTTTGTATCGGTTCCCCAAGTGGTTAAAAATTTAGGGTTTCCCTCAGCATCGGTTTGGGTTATAGATTCTTTTAAAATATGAGATGGTAAAATTGTTAGTCCGGCTACATATTGTAAAAAAGGAGCAAAGGGTTCTGCAACGGCAAATTCAACCCGACGATTATCTAATTTTTTAACCGTTGGGAAGGTTCGACTTTTTCCGACTCGTAAAATATCTTTAAAACTGGTGGGAATTTTATCGTTTAAATAAATTTTATTATAGGTA is from Planktothrix sp. FACHB-1365 and encodes:
- a CDS encoding ABC transporter substrate-binding protein; this encodes MIPFKPYWFQKTVIILLALVLSACSAVQSQIPSRLVIPTPSGPATFNPPMSQSAYNVFGYLYDPLIQEDPVTGELIPKSGLAESWEISQDKQKIIITLKDGLKWSDGEPFTVDDIIFTYNKIYLNDKIPTSFKDILRVGKSRTFPTVKKLDNRRVEFAVAEPFAPFLQYVAGLTILPSHILKESITQTDAEGNPKFLTTWGTDTNPQDIVGNGQYRIQSYAPYQRVILQRNPYYWRKDEQGNSQPYIEQIVWQIIESTDTQLLNFRSGSLDTLPIQPEAFPLLKPEEERGKFTIFNAGPDMGTVFMAFNLNQGKNVQGKPFVEPIKSKWFNNIAFRQAVYYAINRDVMKNNLYLGLGELQFSPIPVQSPFYLSPEEGLKTYLYDPEQAKKLLIDAGFKYNNQGQLTDSDGNFVRFTLLTSAGKKIREQMATQINQDLARIGIQVDLLFLSFNTLVERLSSSRNWDAYLGGFTGGGVEPHGGYNIWSVNGRLHTFNQGPQPGEPEIKGWQVSTWEQEIDDLFVKASQEFDPKKRKELYGKAQKIIAEQVPLLYMVNPLSFEAIRNRVQGIQFTPLGGGFWNLYELRIAE